From a region of the Agrobacterium tumefaciens genome:
- a CDS encoding NADP-dependent oxidoreductase: protein MKAFILDRYGKSQTLRLGEMPEPSPGLDDVLIEVEAAGLNLLDSKIRSGAFKPMLPYKTPLVLGHDVAGTVISVGSNVRGFKPGDAVYGRPRDGQIGAFAERISVKAKDLTLKPESLSMVEAASLPLVALTAWQVLVEIARIRAGQKVLIHAGSGGVGTIAIQLAKYFGATVATTASAANAEFLRKLGADVVIDYRTQDFSSLLSGYDVVLNSLDAKTLEKSLKVLRSGGKLISISGPPDPAFAKTRGLSLPLRLLMRLISTGIRAKARRAGIEYAFLFMHADGTQLEEISRLIENGTINPVIDRTFPFEKLNEAFAYIETGRAKGKVVVTLK from the coding sequence ATGAAGGCCTTCATCCTCGATCGTTACGGCAAGAGCCAAACACTTCGTCTCGGTGAAATGCCGGAACCCTCACCGGGTTTGGATGACGTTCTGATCGAGGTTGAGGCCGCCGGCCTCAACCTTTTGGATTCCAAAATCCGCAGCGGGGCATTCAAACCGATGCTGCCATACAAGACACCTCTCGTCCTCGGTCACGATGTCGCCGGCACTGTCATCAGCGTTGGATCGAATGTACGCGGCTTCAAACCGGGCGATGCCGTTTACGGCCGCCCGCGCGACGGCCAGATCGGTGCCTTTGCCGAGCGTATCTCGGTAAAGGCAAAGGATCTGACGCTGAAACCAGAAAGCCTGTCCATGGTGGAGGCTGCGTCACTCCCGCTCGTTGCGCTGACTGCGTGGCAGGTGCTGGTGGAGATAGCAAGGATCAGGGCTGGCCAGAAAGTGCTGATCCATGCGGGATCGGGTGGCGTTGGAACCATTGCCATTCAGCTCGCCAAATATTTCGGCGCAACTGTCGCCACCACAGCCAGCGCGGCCAATGCAGAATTTCTTCGCAAGCTCGGCGCCGACGTCGTCATCGACTATCGCACACAAGATTTTTCGAGCCTGCTGTCGGGCTATGATGTCGTACTCAACAGCCTTGACGCAAAGACACTTGAGAAATCGCTGAAGGTGCTGAGATCAGGCGGCAAGCTCATCTCTATTTCCGGCCCACCTGATCCGGCCTTTGCCAAAACCAGAGGGCTGAGCCTACCGCTTCGCCTGTTGATGAGACTGATCAGCACCGGCATTCGCGCCAAAGCCAGACGTGCCGGCATCGAATACGCCTTCCTGTTCATGCACGCAGATGGCACTCAGCTGGAAGAGATCAGCAGGTTGATTGAAAACGGGACGATCAATCCGGTGATCGATCGTACGTTCCCGTTCGAAAAGCTGAATGAGGCTTTCGCCTATATTGAAACGGGTCGGGCAAAGGGAAAGGTCGTTGTGACGCTGAAGTGA
- a CDS encoding O-antigen ligase family protein, which produces MAEAKEEHGNGYWRDALFYLTFFYFTVGYSPYISLSSTYTGSAMAAGSSLLNQFTAIVLLFSFILFMAKERSFSLIFAPRLWMVAIFGWYAFTSLVGEAPMFSLRRLVMCAIIFVLAAGFLQLPRTERHFSTLLAVCTLAILFLCYFGVIVLPSRSIHQASDALEPLLAGDWRGVFRHKNEAASVMSILIIVGVYLCKKWSFVGGLAVFLLSLVFLVKSGGKTALGLMPIIFSVGWFILRWPKWRYTVVAALLAVFATVTVGTTVDPVFSAMLAKLGMDPTFTGRTDIWTVSIEYIRQSPLLGYGYQAFWRSDALMSSFTENNTWATSAPDSHNGYFDLLLAAGVPGLVLVLIWIFLLPLYYLGKMSETVRKSPLTRFYVSIWLYTLLYGFLETLFMLSTGFVWFFIIVAIVGLHLQAHASLVEDEEVAIPVPGKVKGIGAKPAAAARARVAALPD; this is translated from the coding sequence ATGGCCGAAGCGAAAGAAGAACATGGTAACGGCTACTGGCGGGACGCGCTCTTCTACCTGACGTTCTTCTACTTCACGGTCGGCTATTCCCCTTACATTTCCCTGTCGTCGACCTATACGGGTTCTGCCATGGCCGCAGGCTCAAGCCTGCTGAACCAGTTTACCGCGATCGTCTTGCTTTTCAGCTTCATTCTCTTCATGGCGAAGGAGCGATCGTTCTCACTGATTTTTGCGCCGCGTTTGTGGATGGTGGCGATTTTCGGCTGGTATGCCTTCACATCGCTTGTTGGCGAGGCTCCTATGTTCTCGTTGCGGCGGCTGGTGATGTGCGCGATCATCTTTGTTCTCGCCGCCGGTTTCCTGCAGTTGCCCCGGACGGAGCGGCACTTTTCCACATTGCTTGCGGTTTGTACGCTCGCCATTTTGTTTCTCTGTTATTTCGGCGTCATCGTTCTGCCATCACGATCCATCCATCAGGCATCGGACGCACTGGAACCGCTGCTTGCCGGAGACTGGCGCGGCGTGTTCCGCCACAAGAATGAAGCCGCGTCGGTTATGTCGATCCTGATTATCGTCGGCGTTTATCTCTGTAAGAAATGGTCATTTGTCGGCGGGCTTGCGGTGTTTCTGCTATCGCTGGTCTTTTTGGTGAAATCGGGTGGCAAGACTGCGCTCGGGTTGATGCCGATCATTTTTTCCGTCGGCTGGTTCATTCTCCGCTGGCCGAAATGGCGGTACACGGTCGTTGCAGCGCTGCTCGCAGTCTTCGCGACCGTGACTGTAGGGACGACGGTAGATCCTGTATTTTCTGCCATGCTGGCCAAGCTTGGCATGGACCCGACGTTTACGGGCCGCACCGATATATGGACCGTGTCGATCGAATATATCCGTCAAAGCCCGCTGCTGGGCTATGGCTACCAGGCGTTCTGGCGAAGCGACGCGCTGATGAGCAGCTTTACGGAGAACAATACCTGGGCGACATCCGCGCCGGATTCGCACAATGGCTATTTCGACCTGTTGCTGGCGGCAGGTGTGCCCGGTCTGGTGCTGGTGTTGATCTGGATTTTCCTGCTGCCGCTTTATTATCTCGGCAAGATGAGTGAAACGGTGCGCAAGAGCCCGCTTACACGCTTTTATGTCAGCATATGGCTCTACACGTTGCTCTACGGTTTCCTTGAAACCCTGTTCATGTTGAGTACCGGCTTCGTCTGGTTTTTCATCATCGTTGCAATCGTTGGCCTGCATCTCCAGGCTCATGCCAGCCTTGTTGAGGATGAAGAGGTTGCTATACCCGTTCCAGGCAAGGTCAAGGGTATTGGAGCAAAGCCCGCGGCCGCGGCGCGAGCGCGCGTAGCGGCGTTGCCGGATTGA
- a CDS encoding GNAT family N-acetyltransferase, which yields MHKDDVEAVEKLINSAFGKTQRNATFDFRSYIRNVFFGSPIYDPAHGSIVYDIGDQQITSVVLALPMRFVVHRERIVGRLLCAFASDAEKGAAGAARLSRSMRPSQQDLCFTDTSSPVSADHCLAIGGIILPVESLQWHKALKPLSSMALRLGRRVRLAGSRPVLAALGFADRLLRGWKRGIRPKGVEGLTVRPADFETFRLHALPMIERFSVRPEWSSEEFHWLVEMAKTNESMGKLNCRTVEDRDGKAIGAVLYFGHPGKTAYVLNIVTAASRENDVLSQLFRHLDDENYAHVTGMSQSFLMNALYRHNQMTFRHRGYFCVTTRDEALKDSALRGDIYVGGLASESWSRLITDF from the coding sequence ATGCACAAGGACGATGTTGAGGCGGTTGAAAAGCTGATCAATTCGGCCTTCGGAAAAACGCAGCGCAATGCAACTTTCGATTTTCGTTCTTATATCCGGAACGTCTTTTTCGGCAGCCCAATCTATGACCCTGCTCATGGCAGTATCGTCTACGACATCGGCGACCAACAGATAACCAGCGTCGTTCTTGCCCTACCGATGCGTTTTGTCGTCCATCGTGAACGCATTGTCGGGCGGTTGCTGTGTGCCTTCGCTTCGGACGCTGAAAAAGGCGCTGCAGGTGCGGCGCGCCTTTCCCGAAGCATGCGACCGTCACAGCAGGATCTGTGCTTCACTGACACATCCTCACCGGTGAGTGCCGATCACTGCCTCGCAATCGGCGGCATTATTTTGCCGGTTGAAAGCCTGCAATGGCACAAAGCATTGAAACCATTGTCGAGCATGGCATTGCGGCTGGGTCGCCGGGTCAGATTGGCCGGCTCCAGACCCGTTCTTGCCGCACTTGGATTTGCCGACCGTCTCTTGCGCGGATGGAAGCGCGGGATACGACCGAAAGGCGTAGAAGGCCTGACCGTCAGACCCGCCGATTTCGAAACATTCCGCCTGCATGCGCTGCCGATGATCGAGCGATTTTCCGTTCGCCCCGAATGGTCGAGCGAGGAATTCCATTGGCTGGTCGAGATGGCGAAGACCAATGAAAGCATGGGAAAACTGAACTGCCGCACGGTCGAAGATCGCGATGGTAAGGCGATTGGCGCGGTTCTGTACTTCGGGCATCCGGGAAAAACGGCTTATGTGCTGAACATCGTTACAGCGGCAAGTCGCGAAAACGACGTATTAAGCCAGCTTTTCCGTCATCTCGATGATGAAAATTATGCCCATGTGACGGGCATGTCCCAGTCATTCCTGATGAACGCTCTCTACCGCCACAACCAGATGACCTTCCGACATAGAGGTTATTTCTGCGTGACGACGCGCGATGAGGCTCTCAAGGATAGCGCGCTTCGTGGCGATATCTATGTCGGCGGCCTCGCCTCCGAAAGCTGGAGCCGACTTATTACGGACTTCTAA
- a CDS encoding WecB/TagA/CpsF family glycosyltransferase yields the protein MATLDAGKNSTGENIMDVERPNIIWPTVPLATLPIVDATMEETAEDFIRRASTPRAPDEKPFYSTSANGQVIALCHQDAQFDSILRQADQIHADGMSLVIFSRHFSARALRERIATTDLVHTVAKRAEETGARFYFLGGSEDVNRTAVAEMQKLYPRLVFAGRQNGYFKEHEEDAVVKNIVASRPDILWIGFGIPLEQRFVARNLNKLAGIAVIKTCGGLFDFIAGKNSRAPQWMQDMGLEWLYRAMLEPRRLGKRYLLTNPVAIYAMLKHRDRMPNKSRSTTRTDAKEAKKSN from the coding sequence ATGGCCACCTTGGACGCCGGAAAAAATTCGACAGGGGAAAACATCATGGATGTGGAAAGGCCGAACATAATTTGGCCTACGGTCCCGCTTGCGACGCTACCGATCGTCGACGCAACCATGGAAGAAACCGCCGAGGACTTCATTCGCCGGGCTTCCACGCCGCGTGCGCCTGACGAAAAACCCTTCTATTCGACATCCGCAAATGGCCAGGTCATTGCGCTCTGCCACCAGGACGCCCAGTTCGACAGCATTTTGCGCCAGGCGGACCAGATCCACGCCGACGGCATGTCGCTGGTGATTTTTTCGCGACATTTCAGTGCGAGGGCATTGAGAGAGCGCATCGCAACCACCGACCTTGTCCACACCGTCGCCAAGCGCGCGGAAGAGACCGGCGCACGGTTTTATTTTCTCGGTGGTTCGGAGGACGTAAACCGTACCGCAGTCGCGGAAATGCAGAAACTTTATCCGCGTCTCGTCTTTGCTGGTCGGCAAAACGGTTATTTCAAGGAACATGAGGAAGACGCTGTCGTCAAAAACATCGTCGCGTCGCGGCCCGATATTCTTTGGATCGGCTTCGGCATACCGCTTGAACAGCGTTTCGTCGCACGCAATCTCAACAAACTGGCCGGTATCGCAGTCATAAAAACCTGCGGTGGACTGTTCGACTTCATTGCCGGCAAGAACTCCAGAGCGCCACAATGGATGCAGGATATGGGACTGGAATGGCTCTATCGAGCCATGCTGGAACCCAGACGCCTTGGAAAACGCTATTTGCTTACGAACCCTGTCGCGATTTACGCAATGCTGAAGCATCGCGACAGAATGCCAAATAAATCCCGGTCCACGACACGTACGGACGCCAAGGAAGCAAAGAAAAGCAACTGA
- a CDS encoding polysaccharide deacetylase family protein, translated as MTQKIGTLADRINNRLVRYFPGPTVQVEAASPIVSFTFDDVPESSWTNGARILEEEGARGTFYISGNFVDGYDNERKMVPAQGCADLVAKGHELACHTYSHRKLSSFSRSELAADLERNDKALAAFDGMSGPRNFSVPFGMASPLMQPLLRKRFKTARSIMPGINKGRTDLHNLAAVELRPDQTYLDAADRWLAEVLQTGGWLIFFTHDVSSTPSFYGCPEIKLRDLVRSAVSGGAKVMTVEAAASTLDL; from the coding sequence ATGACGCAGAAAATAGGGACGCTGGCCGACCGGATTAACAACCGGCTCGTGCGATATTTTCCGGGGCCGACCGTACAGGTCGAGGCAGCCTCACCGATTGTTTCTTTCACTTTTGACGACGTGCCGGAGAGTTCCTGGACAAACGGAGCGCGCATTCTCGAGGAGGAGGGCGCTCGTGGAACGTTTTACATCTCTGGAAATTTCGTCGACGGGTACGACAATGAGCGCAAAATGGTCCCTGCTCAGGGCTGCGCTGATCTCGTCGCCAAAGGCCACGAACTTGCCTGCCATACCTATTCCCATCGAAAACTTTCAAGCTTTTCCCGCTCGGAGCTCGCGGCAGATCTGGAGCGAAACGATAAGGCACTGGCTGCGTTCGACGGAATGAGTGGGCCTCGAAACTTCTCCGTTCCTTTCGGTATGGCGTCGCCGTTAATGCAGCCCTTGTTGCGCAAAAGGTTCAAAACTGCGCGCAGCATCATGCCCGGCATCAATAAGGGCAGGACCGACCTGCACAATCTTGCGGCTGTCGAGTTGAGGCCCGATCAGACCTACCTCGATGCGGCCGATCGTTGGCTTGCCGAGGTGCTGCAAACTGGCGGATGGCTGATCTTTTTCACCCATGACGTTTCATCGACGCCAAGCTTTTACGGATGCCCGGAGATAAAGCTTCGCGATCTTGTTCGGTCGGCAGTGTCGGGTGGGGCAAAGGTCATGACTGTTGAAGCGGCTGCAAGCACACTTGATCTCTGA
- a CDS encoding O-antigen ligase family protein — protein sequence MPRFADTQPVRLSEGAIPLGGSRRDAAFFVVTLLYVWISVAPFENLAAPPVPHAAANQLLGLAIAALLGVFALRHRLTGLLLRPRLPILLLFGWLAICSVVGAQPGTSLQRLIFTGLLCFITSVLVVMPQDRKQFDRMMAIFAIILLVVCYLGVIFLSSRAIHQPYDLDEKALAGDWRGVFNHKNAAAPAMIILFMIGLYLRSAWSTMGGIAIALLAGFFLWKTNGKTAAMLLPVSIALVWIMERHANRTLLMIGGLLAFLNILAVGSTYFPSIQNLVESVGIDSTFTGRTDIWRLSFDTFAQSPIFGQGFQAFWASERLLSQGDIAGTWAVSAYHAHNGYIESLLNGGIPAFILTIIWLVIIPANNFRRAVDRGTYPALTTLFARIWVYALLSSCLESNFFTGTGPIWSSLLIAVYCLRHQAHNVLEEGQ from the coding sequence ATGCCGCGTTTCGCTGATACGCAGCCGGTTCGCTTGAGCGAGGGCGCTATTCCACTTGGCGGCAGCCGGCGTGATGCGGCTTTTTTTGTCGTCACGCTGCTCTATGTCTGGATTTCCGTCGCACCGTTTGAAAATCTGGCAGCGCCGCCTGTCCCGCATGCGGCGGCCAATCAGCTTCTGGGGCTGGCTATCGCAGCGCTGCTCGGCGTATTTGCCTTGCGCCACAGATTGACGGGCCTGCTCCTGCGACCCCGATTGCCGATCTTGCTGCTGTTTGGCTGGCTGGCGATCTGCTCCGTTGTTGGCGCGCAGCCCGGCACATCGTTGCAGCGGCTTATTTTCACGGGCCTGTTGTGCTTTATCACCAGTGTCCTCGTCGTGATGCCGCAGGATCGCAAGCAGTTCGATCGGATGATGGCCATTTTTGCGATCATCCTTCTGGTGGTATGTTATCTCGGCGTGATTTTTTTGAGTTCACGGGCGATCCACCAACCATACGATCTTGATGAAAAGGCCCTCGCGGGTGATTGGCGCGGCGTCTTCAATCACAAGAATGCTGCCGCGCCGGCGATGATTATCCTTTTCATGATCGGGCTTTATTTGCGCAGCGCCTGGTCGACAATGGGGGGTATTGCCATCGCGCTGCTGGCGGGTTTCTTCCTCTGGAAAACCAATGGCAAGACTGCGGCGATGCTGTTGCCCGTCTCCATTGCGCTCGTCTGGATTATGGAACGACATGCCAACCGCACGCTGCTGATGATCGGCGGCCTGCTGGCCTTTCTCAACATTCTTGCAGTTGGCTCAACCTATTTCCCCAGCATCCAGAATCTGGTGGAGAGCGTTGGTATCGATTCCACCTTCACGGGCAGAACGGACATATGGCGTCTGTCTTTTGATACGTTTGCGCAATCGCCGATTTTCGGTCAGGGCTTTCAGGCATTCTGGGCAAGCGAGAGGCTTCTGTCGCAGGGCGATATTGCTGGAACCTGGGCTGTTTCCGCCTATCACGCACACAACGGTTACATCGAAAGCCTGCTGAATGGCGGAATTCCAGCTTTCATCCTCACTATCATATGGCTGGTCATCATACCGGCGAACAACTTCAGACGCGCCGTCGACCGTGGCACTTATCCCGCACTGACAACACTTTTTGCGCGAATCTGGGTCTACGCCCTTCTTTCTTCGTGCCTTGAGAGTAATTTCTTTACCGGAACAGGGCCTATCTGGTCTTCTCTTCTGATTGCCGTGTATTGTTTGAGACATCAGGCTCACAATGTACTTGAAGAAGGACAGTAA
- a CDS encoding lipopolysaccharide biosynthesis protein produces MSFNTPRLGHLIRLGLSYMASGGALLMSSAAQLLTFALLARHLGVEQFALYASITAVTNLGVQICGIGAQESLIRRVAQDRSMFPVMLGHSYMLSALTGVILTVIGMVTIPVFFPTSENLLDTLITTFLILFTNLVLLKVISLSTQSFIAHSDFGSANKLEVMFAVARTLAAIFACLVFKVETVEAWALWNLAAHLIAAVISVKAIGRLGKPIYRLVREEIRIGILFSTQFLFKAVRGNADILVLGAIASAEVLGSYSIARRILDSSYLSVEALNRLIYPGSASAALQGITKTIERAYNVLKAALFIAVGSATAIFIIAPFLPLLFGDEYVSLPIITRVLCWAVLPMAVAATALEALGASGRQDIRAKIWNSGNLLGSVVVALSTWYFSISGTIGSYFLVEIAIAAAVWIALLRLRRRSEAFAGAE; encoded by the coding sequence GTGTCGTTTAACACGCCGCGGCTCGGCCACCTGATAAGACTGGGATTGTCCTATATGGCGTCCGGTGGCGCGCTTTTGATGTCCAGCGCCGCCCAACTCCTGACTTTTGCCTTGCTTGCCCGTCATCTTGGCGTTGAACAATTCGCGCTTTATGCATCCATCACCGCCGTGACCAACCTCGGCGTCCAGATTTGCGGTATCGGCGCGCAGGAATCCCTGATCCGACGCGTCGCCCAGGACCGCAGCATGTTCCCCGTCATGCTCGGCCACAGCTATATGCTGAGTGCTCTGACAGGCGTGATACTGACCGTTATCGGCATGGTCACGATTCCGGTCTTCTTCCCGACTTCGGAAAACCTGCTCGACACCCTGATCACGACATTCCTGATCCTCTTCACCAATCTCGTTCTTCTGAAGGTCATTTCACTTTCGACACAGAGTTTCATCGCTCACTCCGACTTCGGTTCGGCCAACAAGCTTGAAGTGATGTTTGCTGTCGCACGAACCCTTGCAGCCATATTCGCCTGCCTTGTCTTCAAGGTTGAAACGGTCGAAGCATGGGCCTTGTGGAACCTCGCGGCACATTTGATCGCAGCGGTGATTTCGGTCAAAGCAATCGGCAGGCTCGGCAAGCCGATCTACCGCCTCGTTCGCGAAGAAATCCGCATCGGCATCCTGTTTTCAACGCAGTTCCTGTTCAAGGCGGTACGCGGCAATGCCGATATTCTCGTGCTGGGCGCAATCGCCAGCGCCGAAGTTCTTGGCAGCTATTCGATTGCTCGCCGTATTCTGGACAGCTCCTACCTGTCTGTGGAAGCCCTGAACCGGCTGATCTATCCAGGCTCGGCGTCCGCAGCACTGCAAGGCATCACCAAAACCATCGAGCGTGCCTATAACGTTCTGAAAGCAGCACTGTTCATTGCCGTCGGCAGTGCGACCGCGATCTTCATTATCGCGCCGTTCCTGCCCCTATTGTTCGGCGACGAATATGTATCGCTGCCGATCATCACCCGCGTTCTGTGCTGGGCCGTTCTGCCTATGGCCGTTGCTGCCACCGCGCTCGAGGCGCTCGGCGCATCCGGACGTCAGGACATCCGCGCCAAGATCTGGAACAGCGGCAACCTGCTCGGCTCTGTCGTCGTTGCCTTGTCCACCTGGTACTTCAGTATTTCCGGAACGATCGGCAGTTACTTCCTGGTGGAGATTGCCATCGCGGCAGCCGTCTGGATCGCGCTTCTGCGGCTGCGTCGTCGCAGCGAAGCGTTTGCCGGAGCGGAATGA
- a CDS encoding glycosyltransferase family 2 protein yields the protein MTEIRPEAVVCIPSFRRPEGLRKTLQSLADQKVEFPFAIVVVDNDGEGQAGLGVARQFFAETRFTGQTLVEPTQGNCYAINTAFRTARQTYPSAQWFLMIDDDEAASPVWLAEMVKTAKSFSADIVGGPVNREFDAPAPKSVLAHPLFGSIEAPTGEVDQIHGSGNCLISRRVFDGLDKPEFDIQFNFLGGGDMDFFTRCRRAGFKFAWSADAVIIEYVPETRMAPRWIMTRSLRTGIINYSIDRAHRPGLQGGLLLGAKNVVSLGLSVIRAVSAFAKTGSLLPATHPPLMSVGRMMASVGVTLNPYKAAKKT from the coding sequence ATGACCGAGATTCGTCCGGAGGCGGTGGTGTGCATTCCAAGTTTCCGCAGACCTGAAGGCCTGCGCAAGACACTCCAGTCGCTGGCCGACCAGAAGGTGGAGTTTCCCTTCGCCATCGTTGTCGTGGACAATGACGGAGAGGGGCAGGCCGGACTTGGCGTCGCGCGCCAATTTTTTGCCGAGACCCGTTTTACCGGGCAGACTCTGGTCGAACCGACGCAGGGCAACTGTTACGCGATCAACACCGCGTTTCGAACCGCGCGTCAGACGTATCCGTCCGCGCAATGGTTTCTGATGATCGATGACGATGAGGCGGCCTCACCCGTCTGGTTGGCCGAGATGGTCAAAACTGCGAAATCCTTCAGTGCCGATATTGTTGGAGGTCCAGTGAACCGCGAATTCGACGCGCCCGCTCCAAAGTCTGTTCTCGCACACCCTCTGTTTGGCTCCATCGAAGCGCCAACGGGCGAGGTGGATCAGATTCATGGCTCCGGCAATTGCCTGATTTCTCGCCGGGTTTTCGACGGTCTCGACAAGCCCGAATTCGACATACAGTTCAACTTCCTAGGTGGCGGCGACATGGATTTCTTCACACGCTGCCGTCGCGCCGGTTTCAAATTCGCCTGGAGCGCGGATGCCGTCATCATTGAATATGTGCCGGAAACCCGTATGGCGCCGCGCTGGATCATGACACGATCGCTCAGAACCGGCATCATCAATTACAGCATTGACCGCGCGCATCGTCCCGGCTTGCAGGGTGGTCTACTGTTGGGCGCGAAAAACGTTGTCAGCCTTGGTCTTTCCGTGATCCGTGCGGTTTCGGCGTTCGCCAAAACCGGATCGCTTCTGCCCGCTACGCATCCGCCACTGATGTCCGTCGGTCGTATGATGGCGAGCGTGGGTGTGACGCTGAACCCCTACAAGGCCGCCAAGAAGACCTGA
- a CDS encoding glycosyltransferase has protein sequence MVAVSIVIPVRNGERYIVEAIDSVLMQGASICEILVVDDGSTDDTALKVQSFSDARVRLLTRPQGRQGVSAVRNFGLSQARGAWTMFLDADDRLKPGAINALCAGISNDDVVAVYGDYERVDEDGAKIGHRNLIRRREKPSGNVLPALLGGNFIVNGGIMLVRTRIFQDFGGFDETLRYAEDWYGWCRLAAAGSFVYLPGCHVLDYRVHRTSVMMNRLLTFKDCEPAVRAVFSDPAIVAAVSPGELARLRHKSETHMNAYIVAQAFRARRYKEAFSALADTFIHRPRQSLRAVIFSAAAIAGI, from the coding sequence TTGGTTGCCGTTTCGATTGTCATCCCCGTTCGCAATGGCGAGCGTTACATCGTGGAAGCAATCGACAGTGTTCTGATGCAGGGCGCCAGCATCTGTGAAATTCTTGTCGTTGACGATGGTTCCACCGACGATACGGCCCTGAAGGTGCAAAGTTTCAGCGATGCCCGCGTGAGGCTTCTGACCCGTCCGCAGGGCAGGCAGGGCGTTTCTGCCGTTCGCAATTTCGGCTTGTCGCAGGCGCGTGGTGCCTGGACCATGTTTCTCGATGCTGATGACCGTCTGAAACCGGGTGCCATCAACGCGCTTTGTGCGGGAATTTCGAATGACGATGTGGTGGCCGTCTACGGCGACTACGAACGGGTAGACGAAGACGGGGCCAAGATCGGTCACCGCAATCTCATCCGTCGTCGGGAAAAACCGAGCGGCAATGTTCTTCCCGCTCTTCTGGGTGGGAATTTCATCGTCAATGGCGGCATCATGCTGGTGCGGACCCGCATTTTTCAGGACTTTGGCGGCTTTGACGAGACATTGCGTTATGCAGAGGACTGGTACGGTTGGTGCAGGTTGGCAGCAGCGGGCAGTTTCGTTTATCTGCCGGGCTGCCATGTTCTTGACTATCGCGTCCATCGAACAAGCGTGATGATGAATCGTCTTTTGACATTCAAGGATTGCGAGCCCGCTGTGCGGGCGGTTTTCTCAGATCCTGCTATTGTCGCTGCAGTCAGCCCTGGGGAACTGGCGCGGCTTCGCCACAAATCGGAAACCCACATGAATGCCTACATCGTCGCGCAGGCTTTCCGCGCTCGCCGGTATAAAGAGGCATTCTCTGCGCTTGCCGACACTTTCATCCATCGTCCGCGTCAGAGCCTGCGGGCGGTCATTTTTTCCGCAGCAGCCATCGCCGGGATATAG
- a CDS encoding 1,4-beta-xylanase: MPIGRRNFLYGAASAGFVQALPDIVHAAQTKRAAKTAPYGAAVYLPDLQADSRVGEAVVKYCSRITPVTEMKWEIMRPSEEVFDFSAADALANFARQNKLSMHGHPLIWYASNAPWLSSVSGAKVEKLMETHIVKTMERYKDVIRSWDVVNEPIPDVPNNAKSRRDAWYYGAGSDAIAKAFKIAHDVDPKAQLVLNEYDVEFAVEKSPAKRAAFRNLILELLDQGAPINAVGLQGHLRGGWPIAKDELAAFVTEMRGHGLDVLVTELDVMDQTLPSPEAERDMLINSQLRDFLEAASAGGPLSSITTWGISDQYTWIRWAYPRKDGTANRPLPLDWSFNEKPMMTIINKFRSRGA; encoded by the coding sequence ATGCCGATCGGACGTCGAAACTTTCTGTACGGTGCGGCAAGCGCGGGTTTCGTGCAGGCATTGCCCGATATTGTGCATGCCGCGCAAACGAAACGCGCGGCAAAAACCGCTCCTTACGGCGCGGCAGTTTACCTTCCTGATCTGCAAGCTGACAGCCGGGTCGGTGAAGCCGTCGTCAAATATTGCTCACGCATCACGCCCGTCACGGAAATGAAGTGGGAAATCATGCGGCCTTCGGAAGAAGTGTTCGACTTTTCCGCAGCCGATGCGCTTGCCAACTTCGCCCGGCAAAACAAGCTGTCCATGCACGGCCATCCCCTGATCTGGTATGCGTCCAATGCACCCTGGCTGTCATCGGTCAGCGGTGCCAAGGTCGAAAAGCTGATGGAAACACACATCGTCAAGACGATGGAACGTTACAAGGATGTCATTCGTAGCTGGGATGTGGTGAACGAACCCATCCCTGACGTTCCCAACAACGCAAAGTCTCGGCGCGATGCCTGGTATTACGGTGCGGGATCGGACGCCATTGCCAAGGCTTTCAAGATTGCTCACGACGTTGATCCGAAAGCGCAGCTCGTACTCAACGAATATGACGTGGAATTCGCGGTCGAAAAATCGCCCGCAAAACGCGCTGCATTCCGCAACCTCATTCTGGAACTGCTTGATCAGGGGGCGCCGATCAACGCGGTAGGATTACAGGGCCACCTGCGTGGCGGCTGGCCGATCGCCAAGGATGAACTTGCCGCTTTCGTCACCGAAATGCGCGGCCATGGCCTCGACGTTCTGGTGACGGAACTGGACGTGATGGACCAGACCCTGCCCTCTCCGGAAGCTGAACGTGACATGCTGATAAATTCGCAGCTTCGGGATTTTCTCGAGGCGGCCTCAGCCGGCGGCCCGCTTTCCTCTATCACCACCTGGGGCATTTCCGACCAATATACCTGGATACGCTGGGCCTACCCCCGCAAGGACGGAACTGCCAACCGCCCGCTGCCGCTGGACTGGAGCTTCAACGAAAAACCCATGATGACCATCATCAACAAATTCCGGAGCCGTGGCGCATGA